A region from the Streptomyces lydicus genome encodes:
- a CDS encoding sensor histidine kinase produces the protein MTVPPRLRRALVRMRRDIAFIAAGMTLHLLPLALHFWVVVLSLGTALDPDPETPVMLAFTLPLLVVAGWGLTGPQRWRFRALCGVELPRLGFTEAKRQFGYNLLLGPLLGVLEFLLLALLLAALAASSVLVWIWAAPWQWRAGHPGYTTTASYLTVLGLVALAAVPVLATGLVRLEILAGQALLGVSRSDQLARRVEDLTESRAGAVDAADAERRRIERDLHDGAQQRLVSLALNLGLAKATLTDLPPEAREVIDAAHREAKDAIEELNNLVRGLHPAVLDELGLDAALSGLAARAPLPVRLRVELPPGLPQRAAPAVETVAYFVVSEALTNIAKHAREATRADVTVTRLGGILRVVIADDGVGGADPAEGSGLKGLAQRVRSVDGTFRMSSPVGGPTVMNVELPCPM, from the coding sequence ATGACCGTCCCGCCCCGGCTGCGCCGGGCTCTCGTCCGTATGCGGCGTGACATCGCCTTCATAGCCGCCGGGATGACGCTGCATCTCCTCCCGCTGGCGCTGCACTTCTGGGTGGTGGTGCTGTCGCTCGGCACCGCGCTCGACCCGGACCCCGAAACGCCGGTGATGCTGGCGTTCACGCTTCCCCTGCTGGTCGTCGCGGGCTGGGGGCTGACCGGGCCGCAGCGCTGGCGGTTCCGGGCGCTGTGCGGGGTGGAGCTGCCGCGGCTGGGGTTCACGGAGGCCAAGCGGCAGTTCGGCTACAACCTGCTGCTCGGCCCGCTGCTCGGCGTACTGGAATTCCTGCTGCTGGCCCTGCTCTTGGCGGCACTGGCGGCGTCGTCGGTCCTGGTGTGGATCTGGGCGGCGCCGTGGCAGTGGCGGGCCGGTCACCCCGGCTACACCACCACGGCCTCCTACCTCACCGTGCTGGGGTTGGTGGCGCTCGCCGCGGTGCCGGTACTGGCCACCGGACTCGTCCGGCTGGAGATCCTGGCCGGGCAGGCGCTGCTGGGAGTGAGCCGGTCCGATCAGCTGGCGCGCCGGGTCGAGGACCTGACCGAGAGCCGGGCCGGTGCCGTGGACGCCGCGGATGCCGAACGGCGGCGTATCGAGCGGGATCTGCACGACGGCGCGCAGCAGCGGCTGGTCTCGCTGGCGTTGAATCTGGGGCTGGCCAAGGCCACGCTCACGGATCTGCCCCCGGAGGCGCGGGAGGTCATCGACGCCGCGCACCGCGAGGCGAAGGACGCGATCGAGGAGCTCAACAACCTGGTGCGCGGGCTGCATCCGGCCGTTCTGGACGAGCTGGGGCTGGACGCCGCGCTGTCCGGACTCGCGGCCCGCGCCCCGCTGCCCGTCCGGCTGCGGGTGGAGCTGCCGCCCGGCCTGCCGCAGCGTGCGGCACCGGCCGTCGAGACGGTCGCCTACTTCGTCGTCTCCGAGGCGCTGACGAATATCGCCAAGCACGCACGGGAGGCGACCCGGGCGGACGTGACGGTCACCCGGCTCGGCGGGATACTGCGGGTGGTGATCGCCGACGACGGTGTGGGCGGCGCCGATCCGGCCGAGGGGAGCGGTCTGAAGGGGCTCGCCCAACGTGTGCGGTCCGTGGACGGAACCTTCCGGATGAGCAGCCCCGTAGGGGGCCCGACCGTGATGAACGTGGAGCTGCCGTGCCCGATGTGA
- a CDS encoding DUF1772 domain-containing protein, with protein sequence MRALQTVTLLVATLGAGLMAGLFAAFAYAVMPGLGRSADRTFVQAMQNINRAIVNGWFLLPFLLPVPLLVLATVLAWSGPGQVALPWILAALALYLAGFFVTGGVNVPLNNALDKALGNAAWDDGRTGRGSPGSPGLPADRPDAIKAARGSFEGRWVTWNIVRALAHTAAFGALAWALFLHGTAGTS encoded by the coding sequence ATGAGAGCCCTGCAGACCGTCACGCTCCTGGTCGCGACCCTCGGCGCGGGCCTGATGGCCGGCCTGTTCGCCGCCTTCGCCTATGCCGTGATGCCCGGCCTCGGCCGGTCCGCCGACCGGACCTTTGTGCAGGCCATGCAGAACATCAACCGGGCGATCGTCAACGGCTGGTTCCTGCTTCCCTTTCTGCTGCCGGTCCCTCTGCTCGTCCTCGCCACGGTCCTGGCCTGGAGCGGGCCAGGGCAGGTGGCCCTGCCCTGGATCCTCGCGGCGCTGGCGTTGTACCTGGCAGGCTTCTTCGTGACCGGCGGTGTCAACGTCCCGCTCAACAACGCCCTCGACAAGGCGCTCGGCAACGCCGCATGGGATGACGGTCGCACCGGCCGCGGCAGCCCCGGAAGCCCCGGTCTCCCGGCCGACCGTCCAGATGCGATCAAGGCCGCGCGGGGGAGCTTCGAGGGGCGTTGGGTCACCTGGAACATAGTGCGCGCGCTCGCCCACACCGCCGCCTTCGGCGCACTTGCCTGGGCCCTCTTCCTGCACGGCACGGCGGGCACGAGCTGA
- a CDS encoding MFS transporter, protein MAPTASDTREIPAVPAATGPAAQRQPAATVLTPLGLLTVLLGAALPMIDFFIVNVALPTIDHDLHAGPAMLEMVVAGYGVAYAMLLVLGGRLGDMIGRRRLFLWGLAAFGLTSLACGLAPDAGTLVAARVAQGAAAALLLPQVLATIQATTTGQRRAKAVSLYGGTAGVASAVGQVLGGLLVSADLAGTGWRAVFLVNVPIAAAAWLLAARTVPETRSPHPSRVDGPGTVLLAATLITLLLPLTEGRAAGWPVWSWVLLAVFPFAAAAFLLVERRAERAGRTPLVPPSLLRIPSVNSGLTMIIPFTLGFGGFMFVVAVALQNGLHYGPLAAGLSLAPLCVTFFFASLAGPRLVMRFGRRVVIAGSLIQGTGLIALALTVHTGWPGISVASLTSSMAVLGLGQGLVLPVLMRIVLSELPVAQAGVGGGVMVTTQQSGLALGVATLGTLFLALMPSLGIRDAMLAALLTQLAIVAGTTLLALRLPRQVR, encoded by the coding sequence ATGGCACCGACCGCCTCGGATACCCGGGAGATCCCGGCGGTACCGGCCGCGACCGGCCCCGCCGCGCAGCGGCAGCCGGCCGCGACCGTGCTGACCCCGCTCGGCCTGCTGACCGTGCTGCTGGGCGCGGCCCTACCCATGATCGACTTCTTTATCGTCAATGTCGCGCTGCCGACCATCGACCACGACCTGCACGCGGGGCCCGCGATGCTGGAGATGGTGGTGGCCGGTTACGGCGTCGCCTACGCCATGCTGCTGGTGCTCGGCGGCCGGCTCGGCGACATGATCGGCCGCCGACGGCTGTTCCTGTGGGGCCTGGCCGCCTTCGGCCTCACCTCGCTCGCCTGCGGTCTCGCGCCGGACGCCGGGACGCTGGTGGCCGCCCGGGTCGCCCAGGGCGCGGCGGCCGCGCTGCTGCTGCCGCAGGTGCTGGCCACCATCCAGGCCACGACCACGGGCCAGCGGCGTGCCAAGGCCGTCAGCCTGTACGGGGGCACGGCCGGTGTCGCCAGCGCCGTCGGCCAGGTGCTCGGCGGCCTGCTGGTCTCCGCCGACCTGGCGGGCACCGGCTGGCGCGCGGTCTTCCTGGTGAACGTCCCGATCGCCGCCGCGGCCTGGCTGCTGGCCGCCCGTACGGTGCCCGAGACCCGGTCGCCGCACCCGAGCCGGGTGGACGGCCCCGGTACCGTGCTGCTCGCCGCCACCCTGATCACCCTGCTGCTGCCGCTGACCGAGGGCCGGGCGGCCGGCTGGCCCGTGTGGTCCTGGGTCCTGCTGGCCGTGTTCCCCTTCGCCGCCGCCGCTTTCCTGCTCGTCGAGCGCCGGGCCGAACGCGCCGGCCGCACCCCGCTCGTCCCGCCCTCGCTGCTGCGCATCCCCTCCGTGAACAGCGGACTCACCATGATCATCCCGTTCACGCTGGGCTTCGGCGGCTTTATGTTCGTCGTCGCCGTCGCCCTCCAGAACGGGCTGCACTACGGCCCGCTCGCGGCCGGGCTGTCCCTGGCGCCGCTGTGTGTCACCTTCTTCTTCGCCTCGCTGGCCGGTCCGCGGCTGGTGATGCGGTTCGGGCGGCGGGTGGTGATCGCCGGTTCGCTGATCCAGGGCACCGGCCTGATCGCCCTGGCGCTGACCGTGCACACGGGCTGGCCCGGGATATCGGTGGCCTCACTCACGTCGAGCATGGCCGTGCTGGGCCTCGGGCAGGGCCTGGTGCTGCCGGTGCTGATGCGCATCGTGCTGAGCGAACTTCCGGTGGCGCAGGCGGGTGTGGGCGGGGGCGTCATGGTCACCACCCAGCAGTCCGGCCTCGCGCTGGGCGTGGCCACCCTCGGCACGCTCTTCCTCGCCCTGATGCCGTCCCTCGGCATCCGCGACGCGATGCTCGCCGCCCTGCTGACGCAACTGGCGATCGTCGCGGGCACGACACTGCTCGCACTGCGCCTGCCCCGCCAGGTGCGCTGA
- a CDS encoding TetR/AcrR family transcriptional regulator produces the protein MDKQLPSESRPGRKRSEESRMALLVAAFELVGEVGYAGLTIEGIANRAGCGKQTIYRWWPSKAHVLLEALAVKADLYITNVDHGSYADDLRAFLEDTFRLGGRQRVVDILRVLMAEAQINEEFGRLFRSTFLQRRRDALQVVLDRARTRGDLPPRPAASTVMDVVFGTLWYRLLATRRPMGDDLVEDLTAALAQAAPPPINTAIDLGDQQ, from the coding sequence ATGGACAAGCAACTGCCTTCGGAGTCACGCCCGGGACGCAAGCGCAGCGAGGAGAGCCGGATGGCACTCCTGGTCGCGGCGTTCGAACTGGTCGGCGAGGTCGGCTACGCGGGCCTGACGATCGAAGGAATCGCCAACCGCGCCGGATGCGGCAAACAGACGATCTACCGCTGGTGGCCCTCCAAGGCCCACGTTCTCCTCGAAGCGCTCGCGGTGAAAGCCGACCTGTACATCACGAACGTCGACCACGGCTCCTACGCCGACGATCTACGGGCCTTCCTGGAGGACACGTTCCGGCTCGGCGGCCGGCAGCGCGTCGTCGACATCCTGCGCGTGCTGATGGCGGAGGCCCAGATCAATGAGGAGTTCGGCCGGCTCTTCCGCAGCACTTTTCTGCAGCGGCGGCGCGACGCGCTCCAGGTCGTCCTCGATCGAGCCCGGACACGGGGCGACCTGCCGCCCCGTCCTGCCGCGTCCACCGTCATGGACGTCGTGTTCGGCACCTTGTGGTACCGCCTCCTGGCCACACGCCGGCCCATGGGCGACGACCTGGTCGAGGACCTCACGGCCGCCCTCGCACAGGCTGCACCACCCCCGATCAACACGGCGATCGACCTGGGAGACCAGCAATGA
- a CDS encoding SDR family NAD(P)-dependent oxidoreductase produces MTLSRTILITGATDGLGLALAERLAAEGANLILHGRNQAKLDRVADEFAGRSAFRPRTVTADLADLAQVRRMAAEIRTSVDRLDALVNNAGIGSGQPDGRTRRTSTDGHELRFAVNYLAGFLLTLELLPLLRASAPARVVHVASIGQHPLDFDNLMLERDYDGTRAYGQSKLAQIMSGFELAARLNTDEVTVNSLHPATYMPTKIVLAEVGHSIDTLDQGVTATHRLVTDPELAGTTGRFYNRTRDTRAHSQAYDSEARRRLWQASLKLTMAESPHRGVPRKPGPVK; encoded by the coding sequence ATGACCCTTTCCCGCACCATCCTCATCACCGGCGCCACCGACGGCCTCGGCCTGGCCCTGGCCGAACGCCTGGCAGCCGAGGGCGCCAACCTGATCCTGCACGGCCGCAACCAGGCCAAACTCGACCGCGTCGCAGACGAGTTCGCGGGCCGCAGCGCATTCAGACCCCGGACCGTGACCGCGGACCTGGCCGACCTCGCCCAGGTCCGCCGCATGGCCGCTGAGATTCGCACATCGGTGGACCGGCTTGACGCCCTGGTGAACAACGCCGGAATCGGCAGCGGGCAACCTGACGGCCGTACCCGCCGCACCAGCACGGACGGCCATGAGCTGCGCTTCGCCGTGAACTACCTCGCCGGCTTCCTGCTCACCCTCGAACTCCTGCCGTTGCTGCGCGCGTCAGCACCGGCTCGCGTCGTCCACGTCGCCTCCATCGGCCAGCACCCGCTCGACTTCGACAATCTGATGCTGGAGCGCGACTACGACGGCACCCGAGCCTACGGCCAGAGCAAACTCGCCCAGATCATGTCCGGCTTCGAACTCGCCGCACGCCTGAACACCGACGAGGTCACAGTCAACAGCCTGCACCCCGCCACCTACATGCCGACCAAAATCGTCCTTGCCGAGGTCGGACACAGCATCGACACGCTGGACCAAGGAGTGACCGCCACTCACCGGCTCGTCACCGATCCGGAACTCGCCGGTACCACCGGACGCTTCTACAACCGCACCCGCGACACACGCGCCCATTCCCAGGCATACGACAGCGAAGCCCGACGGCGCTTGTGGCAGGCGAGTCTGAAACTCACCATGGCCGAGAGCCCGCATCGTGGAGTGCCGCGGAAGCCGGGGCCGGTGAAATGA
- a CDS encoding N(5)-(carboxyethyl)ornithine synthase: protein MQQLKLGIMSQTRKENEHRLPIHPAHFGRIDADLQSSIYLQTGYGEYFGVPDSRLAPLVAGFRSRQELIAECDVILLAKPLHEDLAELRDGQVLWGWPHCVQDEKVTQAAIDRRLTVIAFEAMHHWTQEGSFNLHVFHKNNELAGYSSVLHAMQLTGATGDYGRRLRAVVIGFGATARGAVTALSALGVHDVDVLTARGVTAVSSPIHSARIVHFDHDEADDTLDPRRSIALTEDGPEPLADFLARHDIIVNCVLQDTAAPLMFLIKEDLPKLAPGTLVIDVSCDEGMGFAWARPTTFNAPMFTVGDHVRYYGVDHSPSYLWDAATWENSEALIPFLRSVLEGPAGWDGDGTIRRAIEIRGGTVQNPAVLAFQHRAEQYPHMLL, encoded by the coding sequence TTGCAGCAGCTCAAGCTCGGAATCATGTCGCAGACCCGTAAAGAGAACGAGCACCGTCTGCCAATCCACCCAGCGCACTTCGGACGCATCGACGCCGACCTCCAGTCCAGCATCTATCTGCAGACCGGTTACGGAGAGTACTTCGGCGTCCCGGACAGCCGGCTCGCACCGTTGGTCGCGGGTTTCCGCTCACGCCAGGAACTGATCGCCGAGTGTGATGTCATCCTGCTCGCCAAGCCGCTGCACGAGGATCTGGCGGAGCTGCGGGACGGGCAGGTGCTGTGGGGGTGGCCGCACTGCGTGCAGGACGAGAAGGTCACGCAGGCCGCCATCGACCGCAGGCTCACCGTGATCGCCTTCGAGGCGATGCACCACTGGACCCAGGAGGGTTCGTTCAACCTGCACGTCTTCCACAAGAACAATGAGCTGGCCGGCTACTCATCGGTGCTGCACGCCATGCAGTTGACCGGTGCGACCGGTGACTACGGCCGCCGGCTGCGTGCGGTGGTGATCGGCTTCGGTGCCACCGCACGCGGCGCGGTCACCGCGCTCAGCGCGCTGGGCGTTCACGACGTGGACGTGCTGACCGCCCGCGGTGTCACTGCCGTCAGCTCACCGATCCACTCGGCGCGGATCGTGCACTTCGACCACGACGAGGCTGACGACACCCTCGACCCGCGGCGCAGTATCGCGCTCACCGAGGACGGCCCGGAGCCGCTGGCCGATTTCCTCGCCCGGCACGACATCATCGTCAACTGCGTGCTCCAGGACACCGCGGCGCCGCTGATGTTCCTGATCAAGGAGGACCTGCCGAAGCTCGCGCCCGGCACCCTCGTCATCGACGTTTCCTGCGACGAGGGCATGGGCTTCGCCTGGGCCCGGCCAACCACCTTCAACGCCCCGATGTTCACCGTCGGCGACCACGTCCGCTACTACGGCGTGGACCACAGCCCCTCCTACCTGTGGGACGCGGCCACCTGGGAGAACAGCGAGGCGCTGATCCCGTTCCTGCGGTCGGTCCTCGAAGGACCGGCGGGCTGGGACGGTGACGGCACGATCCGCCGGGCGATCGAGATCCGCGGCGGCACCGTCCAGAACCCCGCGGTCCTGGCCTTCCAGCACCGTGCCGAGCAGTATCCGCACATGCTGCTCTGA
- a CDS encoding DUF899 family protein — MRQTNLTGEPADYVSAREELRQAEIELMRHRERVAGLRRRLPLGPAVDDYAFEEGPADLEAGDAPARTVRLSELFTRPGRDLVVYHLMYGKKQTEPCPMCTMWLDGFNGVARHVAQNVDLAIVAAAGLPALRAHARDRKWTNLRLLSAGSGTFKYGLGGEDAEGNQDSTVSVFTRDDNGSVRHVYSVHPRMSDDIDQRGIDLLSPVWHLLDLTRQGRGDWFAALHY, encoded by the coding sequence ATGCGTCAGACCAATCTCACCGGGGAGCCGGCCGACTACGTCAGCGCCCGTGAGGAGCTGCGGCAAGCCGAGATCGAGCTGATGCGCCATCGCGAACGCGTCGCCGGCCTGCGTCGGCGGCTGCCGCTGGGCCCTGCCGTCGATGACTACGCGTTCGAGGAGGGCCCGGCCGACCTGGAGGCCGGTGACGCGCCGGCACGGACCGTGCGGCTGAGTGAGCTCTTCACCCGGCCCGGTCGTGACCTGGTCGTCTACCACCTCATGTACGGCAAGAAGCAGACCGAGCCGTGCCCCATGTGCACGATGTGGCTCGACGGATTCAACGGCGTGGCCCGCCACGTCGCGCAGAACGTCGACCTCGCGATCGTCGCCGCGGCCGGCCTGCCCGCGCTCCGGGCGCACGCCCGGGACCGGAAGTGGACGAATCTGCGCCTGCTCAGCGCCGGGTCCGGAACCTTCAAATACGGCCTGGGCGGCGAGGACGCCGAGGGCAACCAGGACTCGACGGTGTCCGTGTTCACCCGCGACGACAACGGGTCGGTACGCCATGTCTACTCGGTGCACCCACGGATGTCCGACGACATCGACCAGCGAGGCATCGACCTGCTCAGCCCGGTATGGCATCTGCTGGACCTCACCCGCCAGGGCCGGGGCGACTGGTTCGCCGCACTCCACTACTAG
- a CDS encoding DUF2087 domain-containing protein, with the protein MSEHESRGSQGVASLFSRGRLTAIPRKAARREQLLVHLAETLFERDREYSEREVNEALLTVHEDCSALRRYLVVAGLLARPKDGSSYRRTG; encoded by the coding sequence ATGTCTGAGCATGAGTCGAGGGGGTCACAGGGGGTGGCCTCTCTCTTTTCCCGGGGGCGGCTCACGGCGATTCCGCGGAAGGCGGCCCGCCGTGAGCAGTTGCTCGTGCATCTTGCGGAGACGCTGTTCGAGCGGGACCGGGAATACAGCGAGCGTGAGGTCAACGAGGCGCTGCTGACGGTGCACGAAGACTGCTCGGCGCTGCGGCGCTACCTCGTGGTGGCGGGCTTGCTGGCCCGGCCGAAGGACGGCAGCAGTTACCGGAGGACCGGGTAG
- a CDS encoding aldo/keto reductase, which yields MQTRTLGTTGPRTSALGLGCMGMSALYGDSDRSESIATLHAALDAGITLLDTGDFYGMGHNELLINEALRTAPAAAREKAQISVKFGALRTVEGGFTGYDGRPDAVKNFAAYSLQRLGTDHIDIYRIARIDPDVPVEETVGAIAELVAAGHVRHIGLSEVGAETLRRAAAVAPISDLQIEYSLISRGIEEAILPTARELGIGITAYGVLSRGLISGHFSQDRKLAANDFRGRSPRFQGENLDRNLDLVDALRKIAEQKGISVAQTAIAWVLSRGEDIVPLVGARRRDRLTEALGALEITLDGDDLAAIERAVPAGAAAGARYPTDQMAHLDSEH from the coding sequence GTGCAGACCCGCACCCTGGGCACCACCGGCCCACGGACCTCCGCCCTCGGACTCGGCTGCATGGGCATGTCCGCCCTCTACGGCGACAGCGACCGCAGCGAGTCCATCGCCACCCTTCACGCCGCCCTCGACGCGGGCATCACCCTGCTCGACACCGGCGATTTCTACGGCATGGGTCACAACGAACTGCTGATCAACGAAGCCCTGCGCACCGCCCCCGCGGCGGCCCGCGAAAAGGCGCAGATCAGCGTCAAATTCGGTGCCCTGCGCACGGTCGAAGGCGGCTTCACCGGCTATGACGGCCGGCCGGACGCGGTGAAGAACTTCGCCGCGTACTCCCTCCAGCGCCTGGGCACCGACCACATCGACATCTACCGGATCGCCCGGATCGATCCGGACGTCCCGGTCGAGGAGACCGTCGGCGCCATCGCCGAGCTGGTCGCGGCCGGACACGTCCGGCACATCGGCCTCTCCGAGGTCGGCGCGGAGACCCTGCGCCGGGCCGCCGCCGTCGCCCCGATCTCGGATCTCCAGATCGAGTACTCCCTCATCTCCCGCGGCATCGAGGAGGCGATCCTGCCGACCGCCCGCGAACTGGGCATCGGCATCACCGCGTACGGCGTCCTGTCCCGCGGTCTGATCAGCGGCCACTTCAGCCAGGACCGCAAGCTCGCCGCGAACGACTTCCGCGGCAGGAGCCCGCGCTTCCAGGGCGAGAACCTCGACCGCAACCTCGACCTGGTGGACGCACTGCGCAAGATCGCCGAGCAGAAGGGCATCTCGGTCGCGCAGACCGCCATTGCCTGGGTGCTCTCCCGCGGCGAGGACATCGTTCCGCTGGTCGGCGCCCGCCGCCGCGACCGCCTGACCGAGGCACTCGGCGCCCTGGAGATCACCCTCGACGGCGACGACCTGGCCGCCATCGAGCGCGCCGTCCCCGCCGGCGCCGCCGCCGGTGCCCGCTACCCCACCGACCAGATGGCCCACCTGGACAGCGAGCACTGA
- a CDS encoding TetR family transcriptional regulator, with product MPPETLTPERILEATEEVLRRYGPAKATVVDVARALGVSHGSVYRHFRTKAALREAVTERWLDRTSEELSVIVATEGPAPERLDRWLTALFEAKRHKAGDDPELFATYMTLIGESGGVVDRHVTDLEAQLTTIIEAGVSQGTFHTPSPATTARAVFDATGRFHDPCYAPEWSRPEITADFEAVRDLVLRGLRG from the coding sequence ATGCCGCCCGAGACGTTGACCCCTGAGCGCATCCTCGAAGCCACCGAGGAGGTACTGCGCCGCTACGGCCCGGCCAAGGCCACGGTCGTGGACGTGGCGCGCGCCCTGGGCGTCAGCCACGGCAGCGTCTACCGCCACTTCCGCACGAAGGCGGCGCTGCGGGAGGCGGTCACGGAGCGCTGGCTGGACCGTACGAGCGAGGAGCTCTCGGTCATCGTCGCGACGGAAGGGCCGGCTCCGGAGCGTCTGGACCGCTGGCTGACCGCCCTGTTCGAGGCCAAGCGGCACAAGGCCGGTGACGATCCCGAACTCTTCGCCACCTATATGACGTTGATCGGCGAGAGCGGCGGAGTGGTCGACCGGCACGTCACCGATCTGGAAGCCCAGCTCACCACCATCATCGAAGCCGGCGTCAGCCAGGGCACATTCCACACCCCCTCCCCCGCCACCACCGCCCGCGCCGTCTTCGACGCCACCGGCCGCTTCCACGACCCGTGCTACGCCCCCGAGTGGTCCCGCCCCGAGATCACCGCCGACTTCGAGGCCGTCCGCGACCTGGTCCTCCGAGGCCTGCGCGGCTAA
- a CDS encoding SDR family oxidoreductase, with product MFERTALVAGGTSGIGLATARLLRARGATVHIAGRSKERLDALAATDAEFIGHRADAGSPDEMRALAEAIGSIDWLVLAAGGSEGPGPLADLDLTMLRRAFEAKFWPHVTTIQAVLPHLTPDGSITLLSAITARTGMPGTAGIAALNGAVEALVRPLAAELAPIRVNAVSPGLVDTPWWNGLPEDTKREYFAQTAATLPVRHIASAQEIAEVVALAAINANLTGTIIEADGGARLVSIA from the coding sequence ATGTTTGAGCGCACTGCCCTCGTGGCCGGGGGAACGTCCGGTATCGGGCTCGCAACGGCCCGTCTGCTGCGGGCGCGTGGCGCCACGGTGCACATCGCCGGCCGCAGCAAGGAGCGCCTTGACGCCCTTGCCGCCACCGACGCCGAATTCATCGGGCACCGGGCCGACGCCGGGAGTCCTGACGAGATGAGGGCCCTCGCCGAGGCGATCGGCAGCATCGATTGGCTGGTCCTGGCGGCCGGAGGAAGCGAAGGGCCGGGGCCGTTAGCCGATCTTGACCTGACGATGCTGCGACGCGCGTTCGAGGCCAAGTTCTGGCCGCATGTCACGACGATCCAGGCGGTCCTGCCGCACCTGACACCGGACGGGTCGATCACCCTGCTCAGCGCCATCACCGCGCGGACCGGTATGCCCGGCACCGCCGGCATCGCCGCCCTCAACGGTGCCGTCGAGGCCCTGGTCAGGCCGCTGGCCGCGGAACTCGCACCGATACGAGTGAACGCCGTCTCTCCCGGGCTCGTCGACACGCCCTGGTGGAACGGCCTGCCGGAAGACACCAAGCGCGAGTACTTCGCGCAAACCGCCGCCACTCTGCCGGTCCGCCACATCGCCTCGGCGCAGGAGATTGCCGAGGTGGTGGCCCTGGCCGCCATCAACGCCAACCTCACCGGCACCATCATCGAGGCCGACGGGGGCGCGCGGTTGGTCTCGATCGCCTGA
- a CDS encoding response regulator, translating to MIAEDSVLLRIGLVKVVEMAGFEVAAEAGDGQELLAAVEEHRPGLAVVDVRMPPGFTDEGVRAALSIRQKYPETAVLMLSQYVEERYAADLLATNTSGVGYLLKQRVADVEEFIEALRRVAAGGTALDPQVVAQLLVRRSSDPLERLTARERDVLALMAEGRSNAGIAAQLVVSESAVAKHINNILAKLDLPRADADHRRVLAVLRFLGVGG from the coding sequence GTGATCGCCGAGGACTCCGTGCTGCTGCGGATCGGGCTGGTCAAGGTGGTGGAGATGGCCGGGTTCGAGGTGGCGGCCGAGGCGGGGGACGGGCAGGAGCTGCTGGCGGCGGTCGAGGAGCACCGGCCCGGCCTCGCGGTGGTGGACGTCCGGATGCCGCCCGGCTTCACCGACGAGGGCGTGCGCGCCGCGCTGTCGATACGTCAGAAGTATCCGGAAACCGCTGTGTTGATGCTCTCCCAGTACGTCGAGGAGCGCTATGCGGCCGACCTCCTCGCGACGAACACCAGCGGCGTCGGCTATCTGCTCAAACAACGGGTCGCGGATGTCGAGGAGTTCATCGAGGCGCTGCGGAGGGTGGCGGCCGGCGGGACGGCGCTGGACCCGCAGGTCGTCGCCCAGCTTCTGGTGCGCCGCTCCAGCGATCCGCTGGAGCGGCTGACGGCCCGCGAACGGGATGTGCTCGCCCTGATGGCCGAGGGCCGCTCCAACGCGGGCATCGCCGCACAGCTCGTGGTGAGCGAGAGCGCGGTCGCCAAGCACATCAACAACATCCTCGCCAAACTGGACCTGCCCAGGGCGGACGCCGATCACCGCCGGGTGCTGGCGGTGCTGCGCTTCCTCGGGGTGGGCGGTTAG